ttcacctaaattaatgaaaatataatgcgcgttttaaaatctctcaacccgttgggtcgacccgaacccgaaagttctgggtcttgaacaagcatttgtaaacccgaacccgaaattgaccgacccgattcaacctgaacccgaaagtaaatttttacaacccgacccgaccgacccgtttaacAGGTCTACATGGTGCCCTTGTGTTATTTGGTTTCTAAGGGTTGTATCCATAATCcattgtttttaaaagttacatCAATTGAACAAACAATACTCTATATAATGATTCGATAATGATaggagttttttattttttagaagTTAATCCTAGCTAGCACCGATATGGCTGCTCGGAAATACACCACCATGACAGTCAACTCTCATAGTGCATGTCGTGATAAAGGGAAGATGATGGTCGATGAATAGTAACTAACTAATGCAATTACTAAACACGGAATTGACAGGAAATTTATAGTGCATAAAATAGGTGCACTGGATGAGTATAACGTGTAACTTTTAAAACGAAGGGTACAACTTAGAAAACTTAATAACACAGGGGCACACAATAAAAACTCCTTGCATGTGTATTTTCTTTTATGCATATACTTCGTATCTTTAGTTACCGGTTATGATAGAGCCATAGACGCTAAGTCGCTAACTATAAATATTGGTTCTAGCTTCTAAATTGGTACTCCATCCATTTCTAAACAATCTTCGCATTTTCTTTAGATACGTTTATTAATTATGTACATCTtatatatgattaatatgtctCATTATACGTTAGTAAAACTATACGAATGTGACACTCCTCCATCCGTTTCGAAATAGTGGAGACCGTTTATTTTTTCACGCTTGTCAATGTAAATGTTTGGACATTCATATCTCTAATATTcgtaaaattttataaaaaattgatattccgAAAATACAtatcgagacgaatcaaacaagactctacacgactatattttaacttacccataaatcacaaatgatagtcaaattgaaatttgtgaatAGCGTCAAAAATCAAAGTGTTTGTATTATATCGAAATGGAAAGAGTACGTATTCTTTAAAGACGAATCAAAtttagacctgatcaagatgAGTCCGGCCCGCCGGCCCGACGGGATTTTTTGCGGGTATGGGCAAAATTTTCCTGCCCGGTTTTGGGCCCGgcccgaaattttaaattttttggacGGGTTTGGGAAATATAATACTCCATCCGTcacggaatactcgacccggtttgaccggcacagagtttaagggacttgaattgacttatttaatttaataggtagtagttgatagtggggtattattttaatgtagttagtgggaggtgggttaagaggtggggttgggggagggtaagggttgaatttttaattattttttgtatggagtagggggtaggtgggttaatatgggtagagtgagaaataatataatattgttagaatattttcatttttagaaacaggtcaagtattaaaggacggtccgataaggaaaacaggtcaagtattccgggacggagggagtactacactttttagttataattttgaCCCGGCCCGAAAAACCCTGTATTTTAGGCCCAAAATAGTGGTTTGGGGCACAATCTTTTGGCCCGAACCTTAGTCCCACCCGACGTAGTGGGCTGAATTTTTATGCCTCGACCCGACACAAATCCGACACAAACCCGACTCGGcccgccatttgatcaggtattcaggtttgatcaaattagattacAAATGAGTGACCTGACCATTTATCGAGTAGTACTCTGTATAAATGTTTGTATCACTACAAATGTCGTGTTTGGAGTGGTTATTAGTTTCCGGTATATGGAATATTattagggggcgtttggttgggggttTTCAGGAAAGGAAAAGGGAATGATGGGGTTTCATtccatttgttgttgtttgtttggtgGTTTTTGGCATTCCCCTTACCctattttctttttcacttaCCCCCAAATTCCTCTACAATGATACCCTACCACCCCCAAGGTTTGccattccctttcccttgaTCACTctcaataaataataattaataattaataataaataataaatataaaaaatgaataataaataattaataattaataatgaataataaataatgaataataaataaataataaataataaataataatttataatcaataattaataattgattattattttttattttttattttttattattttttattattttttattttttatttattatcttACTTAGAAGAGAGAGAGGGGAGAAGAATGGACAAACCAAACAACATTATATTCTTAAACAAAGGGTTTTCATTCCATTCTCCTcgatttccattcccattctcTTTCCCATTCCCCTTCTCCAACCAAACGTCCCCTAAATCCAAAAAGTTGTTCTTTGGGAATGGCATGTATCTCCCTTCTCCCTATTTCTCTGTCCTTCAATTGGGTGCCACTTTTCTCTCTTCAAAATCTAAACACTGAATCTCATCTCCCAACTGTCCAAGTAATAATTTAAGTACGGAGTACATTCTTTACTTGACCCAACCCCTGTTTACCATAACCTTGCAATATTGTCTTTAAAACCCCCTTTACAAAAAtcagaataatttaattaatactttACCAATTAACCTCAGTATTAATTATCTTTGATTAACACTAATCAATTTGTTGAAATCCAATAATACCAGCACTGTTGCACTTGATCCCGTCAGAACTCAACCCAGCATAAAAAAAACACACTCATTAGTTTGTTGATTAGCCCActcaaaaaattgaaaaaaaaatgggaAAGTGTTTCAGCTTCACATCAACACGAGATTCATGCTACAAATACTCATTCGAAAACGCAGGATTAAAATCAAGCACAACAAATCTAGAAGAAGGCACAACAACAATCCATTGTTGGTCACCCAAAAAACACAACCAAAACAAACCAACCCTTGTTTTACTCCATGGGTTAGGTGCAAACGCTATGTGGCAATGGGATTACTTCATCTCACCATTAATCCCCAAATTCAACGTCTATGTCCCTGATCTTCTGTTCTTTGGTGAATCATACACGACCCGGCCCGAACGGGCCGAGTCTTTTCAAGCTCAGTGTGTGATGAGGATGATGATTGAGGGATTTGGGGTTAGGAAAATGAGTGTATGTGGGGTTAGTTATGGTGGATTTGTGGGATATAGTATGGCAGTACAATTCCCAGATTGTGTGGAGAAATTGGTGATAATAAGTTCAGGGATTTGTTTGGAAGAGAAAGATATGGATCAAGGGATGTTTAAAGTGAATAGTATTGATGATGCTGCCGCCATTTTGCTTCCTCAAACGCCCAAGAAACTCAAGGAATTGGTGCACCTTTCTTTTTACAAACCTACCACCAACCTTATTCCTTCTTGCTTCCTATCTGATTTTATTcaagtaagttttttttttaatcttttttttaaaaaaaaattaactttaatTTAATGTCATTGATATAATTGATCTTACTTTATATAGGCTTGTTTAACTATCTCTTTTGGCTCCCTTTTCATCATTTTGTGAGATTAGATGTGTGTGACTGTGGCAGCAAATGTTTTTGCATTAGTCTAGTACTTTGTACTCCTACTCCCTTATTCTTTTTCCCATGTACTAAATTGTTTTTTTAAGAACTTGGAAAGAAAAAGTGCTTAAACCAAATGTATATCACGAGAATAAAAAGTTAGGGTTTCTATATCCATTTAGTAATGAGATACGGAGTAGTTTATTGAAGATGAACTAAAACGGTAAATaggataaataaattataatccCGGGTAGTGATAATATTACGATTAGTTGGTAGTTTTTTTTGATGCAAAGCAATAGATTAAAAACAAAGTTTAAAAATACCTATAGTAGAGCTATGGAGGTCTTTCCTCCACAATTATATCTAACACTAATCTTGAAGGATCAGGTaaaatatacttttttttttaacagtAAATATTAGGTAAAATGTTAAACATAGAATCGGCTAACTTATTACAATCCGAAGTTCTACACAATTTCGCCAAAATATCCGCTGGCCGATTAGTTGGTACTGGTACTCCGTATTTCACACTTGGTTACAGTTGTAAGTTGCACTCCGTAATGAATTAAAACTACTACACTGATCTACATGTCAACATCAGAATTCAGAACTGTCCAACACCACAATAACACATGGCCAATTGGACATGGCCAGTGACGGAGTTAGGTTGAAAATGTGGAAATAATGCTTCTGATGTTATTTTGAGAAGTATCTCAAAAAGTTAAGTTTTTCAAGATCTACTTTAAACTAACAGCAAATTTGTCAACATCGAATGTTTTGATTTTAAGAGAGAGTCTTTTAAAATACTACCCCTTCGTATGATATTGATTGGTGCATTTCTTTTAATCGGCGTAATAAATGATTGGtgctttttatttttcgaaatttCTCCTCTTATTTTATTGTATCTTTCTTACACTAAAAACTCATACTACTACTCCCTATGtatttaatactcgcaccgattTGACCGGTGCAAaatttaagacacttgaattgacttattttcTCCGTTTCAAAATAGTCGTTATATTTACCTTTACACAAAGTTTTAgctgataagtggttgtttggttatcaattgttattttattaaaaaagtagatgtgatagaaattagtggaatattttttaattgaattgaaGATAGTGTGGGGAAAAAAAATTGTGGGAAgaaagagacaatataataattgtggggtcattattattttagaagtgtaacaactaatctgggacggacgaaaaagaaaagtgtaacaactaatctgggacggatgaagtattaatttatgggtgttagttgatagtggggtacttttttaatatagttagtgggaaatgggtAAGGGAtggagagtggtgagtggggtgtgaatttttaaatgattttttataGGGAGTAGGGGTCTAAGTGGGTTAGTATGTaaatgtgagaaataatataatacgaagtattgataaaaaaaaaaattaatttatagaaacggtgcaagtattaagggacggcccgaaaagaaaagcggtgcgaATATTAAAGGACGGATGGAGTAATATTTAATCATATAATTCA
This genomic stretch from Spinacia oleracea cultivar Varoflay chromosome 3, BTI_SOV_V1, whole genome shotgun sequence harbors:
- the LOC110793920 gene encoding uncharacterized protein yields the protein MGKCFSFTSTRDSCYKYSFENAGLKSSTTNLEEGTTTIHCWSPKKHNQNKPTLVLLHGLGANAMWQWDYFISPLIPKFNVYVPDLLFFGESYTTRPERAESFQAQCVMRMMIEGFGVRKMSVCGVSYGGFVGYSMAVQFPDCVEKLVIISSGICLEEKDMDQGMFKVNSIDDAAAILLPQTPKKLKELVHLSFYKPTTNLIPSCFLSDFIQVMCTENREERKQLVVALHKDRKLANLPKINQTTLIIWGEQDQVFPVELAHRLKRHIGESAQLVIVKKAGHALNLEKPKVLYKTMKDFLFNPVTKSESNGN